Proteins encoded in a region of the Saccharothrix ecbatanensis genome:
- a CDS encoding S1 family peptidase, translating to MRLAALLMTMLMALAGTATADDTAVGRVVDDRVVGGERVSIAEHPWVVYLADSGGYQFCGGTLVAPTKVVTAAHCAAGRTPRNTRVVVGREDKNSDQGRVVRVTDIWVHSDYLTADQGADVAVLTLRDAMAERPLPLAGPQDESLYAPGTPGRVLGWGRTSEQGAVSRYLLGATVPVMADADCADVYLQYDPAEMTCAGYPEGGVDTCQGDSGGPLVAGGKLIGITSWGEGCARRNRPGIYTRVLAYADAIEAQLVA from the coding sequence ATGCGGCTTGCCGCGTTGTTGATGACGATGTTGATGGCTCTCGCGGGCACCGCCACGGCGGACGACACCGCGGTGGGCCGGGTGGTGGACGATCGTGTGGTGGGCGGTGAACGGGTGTCCATCGCGGAGCATCCGTGGGTGGTGTACCTGGCGGACTCCGGTGGCTACCAGTTCTGCGGCGGCACGCTGGTCGCGCCGACCAAGGTGGTCACCGCCGCCCACTGCGCGGCGGGCCGGACACCGCGGAACACGCGGGTCGTGGTGGGCCGCGAGGACAAGAACAGCGACCAGGGCCGGGTCGTCCGGGTGACCGACATCTGGGTGCACTCGGACTACCTGACGGCGGACCAGGGTGCGGACGTCGCGGTGCTGACGTTGCGCGACGCGATGGCGGAACGGCCGCTGCCGCTGGCGGGTCCGCAGGACGAGTCGCTCTACGCGCCGGGCACGCCCGGTCGGGTGCTGGGCTGGGGTCGGACGAGCGAGCAGGGCGCGGTGTCGCGGTACCTGCTTGGAGCGACCGTGCCGGTGATGGCGGACGCCGACTGCGCGGACGTGTACTTGCAGTACGACCCGGCGGAGATGACGTGCGCGGGCTACCCGGAGGGTGGCGTGGACACGTGCCAGGGCGACTCGGGCGGCCCGCTCGTGGCCGGCGGGAAGCTGATCGGCATCACCTCTTGGGGTGAAGGTTGCGCCCGGAGGAACAGGCCTGGCATCTACACCAGGGTGCTCGCCTACGCGGACGCGATCGAGGCGCAACTGGTCGCGTGA
- a CDS encoding M48 family metallopeptidase yields MSSEEIERSTARVRFPGISPRAYEHPVDRGALAVLRAVPGIGPVLQAVAGAFTERGERLGYLASSVRVGPKQYPELDRLRLETAATLDVDPVPELFVKRDPVPNAMTLGIDKPFIVLTTGLIELLDADGLRFAIGHEMGHVLSGHALYQTILQRLMQLQYGLGWMPVGYWAIRAVIAALCEWYRKTELTCDRAGLLCVQDPAAALRVHVAMAGGMDLSQVDTTEFLKQAKEYEQVEDVRDSVLKLIRTWPLTHPLAVVRAAELQRWAAGEDYRAILTGEYAKREDDRPTSSFTEDIKSAARSYKDSAAQSEDPLIKVFNEFGDVLSGAADKVRSKFTGAN; encoded by the coding sequence ATGAGCAGCGAGGAGATCGAACGGTCGACCGCTCGGGTTCGTTTCCCCGGCATCAGCCCGCGGGCGTACGAGCACCCGGTCGACAGGGGGGCGTTGGCGGTCTTGCGCGCGGTGCCGGGCATCGGCCCGGTGTTGCAGGCGGTGGCGGGCGCGTTCACCGAACGGGGTGAACGCCTGGGTTACCTGGCGTCGAGCGTCAGGGTGGGTCCGAAGCAGTACCCGGAGCTGGACCGGCTCCGGCTGGAGACGGCGGCGACGCTGGACGTCGACCCGGTGCCGGAGCTGTTCGTCAAGCGCGACCCGGTGCCGAACGCCATGACGCTGGGCATCGACAAGCCGTTCATCGTGCTCACCACGGGCCTGATCGAACTGCTGGACGCGGACGGCCTGCGGTTCGCCATCGGCCACGAGATGGGCCACGTGCTGTCCGGCCACGCGCTGTACCAGACGATCCTGCAACGGCTCATGCAGTTGCAGTACGGCCTGGGCTGGATGCCGGTCGGCTACTGGGCGATCCGCGCGGTCATCGCGGCGCTGTGCGAGTGGTACCGCAAGACGGAGCTGACGTGCGACCGCGCCGGCCTGCTGTGCGTGCAGGACCCGGCCGCCGCGCTGCGCGTGCACGTGGCCATGGCGGGCGGCATGGACCTCAGCCAGGTCGACACCACCGAGTTCCTGAAGCAGGCCAAGGAGTACGAGCAGGTCGAGGACGTGCGGGACAGCGTGCTCAAGCTCATCCGGACGTGGCCGCTGACCCACCCGCTCGCGGTCGTGCGTGCGGCCGAGTTGCAGCGGTGGGCGGCAGGCGAGGACTACCGCGCCATCCTCACGGGCGAGTACGCGAAGCGCGAGGACGACCGGCCGACGAGCTCGTTCACCGAGGACATCAAGTCGGCGGCCCGGTCCTACAAGGACTCGGCGGCCCAGTCCGAGGACCCGCTGATCAAGGTGTTCAACGAGTTCGGCGACGTGCTGTCGGGCGCGGCGGACAAGGTGCGCAGCAAGTTCACCGGGGCGAACTAG
- a CDS encoding alpha/beta hydrolase, whose translation MNADVLGADYETRTLPLGGDTTATLVRRCAQPAVRGAVLYVHGFADYFFQRHVAEHFTARGFDFYAIDLRAYGRSLRPGQVANYVTDVAEHFEEIDAAVRVIREEDGHRHLVVMGHSTGGLITSLWAHERRSDDVLDALVLNSPWLDLAEPWLLRTVGTALVRGVGRFAPRLVLKPGMGPVYGESIHRDHHGEWDFDTSWKPIEAFPIHAGWLRAIRRAHAQVHRGLDVRVPVLLLRSERSLLHAKRWTPETMTADTVLDVEHMVRWGPGIGNQVTMVSIDGGMHDLFLSAEPVRRRALAEVDEFLDQL comes from the coding sequence GTGAACGCAGACGTGCTCGGCGCCGACTACGAAACCCGCACGCTGCCCCTGGGCGGCGACACGACCGCCACGCTGGTCCGCCGGTGCGCGCAGCCCGCGGTCCGGGGCGCGGTGCTGTACGTGCACGGTTTCGCGGACTACTTCTTCCAGCGCCACGTGGCCGAGCACTTCACCGCGCGCGGTTTCGACTTCTACGCCATCGACCTGCGGGCGTACGGGAGGTCGTTGCGGCCCGGCCAGGTGGCGAACTACGTGACCGACGTGGCCGAGCACTTCGAGGAGATCGACGCGGCGGTGCGGGTGATCCGCGAGGAGGACGGCCACCGTCACCTCGTGGTGATGGGGCACTCGACCGGCGGGCTGATCACGAGCCTGTGGGCGCACGAGCGGCGGTCGGACGACGTGCTGGACGCGTTGGTGCTCAACAGCCCGTGGCTGGACCTGGCCGAGCCTTGGCTGCTGCGGACCGTGGGGACGGCGTTGGTCCGCGGTGTCGGCCGGTTCGCGCCGCGGCTCGTGCTGAAGCCGGGGATGGGCCCGGTGTACGGCGAGAGCATCCACCGCGACCACCACGGCGAGTGGGACTTCGACACGTCGTGGAAGCCGATCGAGGCGTTCCCCATCCACGCCGGGTGGCTGCGCGCGATCCGCCGCGCGCACGCGCAGGTCCATCGCGGGTTGGACGTCCGGGTGCCGGTGCTGCTGCTGCGGTCCGAGCGCAGCCTGCTGCACGCGAAGCGGTGGACGCCGGAGACGATGACGGCGGACACGGTGCTGGACGTGGAGCACATGGTGCGGTGGGGGCCGGGGATCGGGAACCAGGTGACGATGGTGTCGATCGACGGCGGGATGCACGACCTGTTCCTGTCCGCGGAACCGGTGCGGCGGCGGGCGTTGGCCGAGGTGGACGAGTTCCTGGACCAGCTCTGA
- a CDS encoding serine hydrolase: MTAARAAARAAAKVRAAFADAGVTGRLHAVDLDHPEREVSVGADDPVVLASVFKIPLVVTLHHSGLDLTRRITLDHDRSTGPTGVGGMLDPVTMSLRDLAYLALTVSDNAAADALVDLIGLDEVNRTLRELHLDKTVVVHRARDFARTMAEDAAPGELPRALADPVVLSRLRALDPTQTNRGTPRDLTTLLRHVWLHDECAPIRRIMALQVWPHRLASGFPFDDVRVAGKTGTLPTVRNEIGVVEYPDGGRYAVAVFTRSASTAFTLPAADAVIGTAARLAVEHLR; this comes from the coding sequence ATGACCGCCGCACGAGCCGCCGCACGGGCCGCCGCCAAGGTGCGCGCCGCGTTCGCCGACGCCGGGGTCACCGGACGCCTGCACGCCGTCGACCTCGACCACCCCGAACGCGAGGTGTCGGTCGGCGCGGACGATCCCGTGGTGCTGGCGAGCGTGTTCAAGATCCCGCTGGTCGTCACCCTGCACCACAGCGGCCTCGACCTGACCCGCCGGATCACCCTCGACCACGACCGCAGCACCGGCCCGACCGGTGTCGGCGGCATGCTCGACCCGGTCACGATGTCGTTGCGCGACCTGGCCTACCTCGCCCTCACCGTGTCCGACAACGCCGCCGCGGACGCCCTGGTCGACCTGATCGGCCTGGACGAGGTCAACCGCACGCTCCGCGAGTTGCACCTGGACAAGACCGTCGTGGTGCACCGGGCCAGGGACTTCGCCCGCACCATGGCCGAGGACGCCGCACCCGGCGAGTTGCCTCGCGCGTTGGCGGATCCCGTTGTGCTGTCACGACTTCGCGCCCTGGACCCGACCCAGACGAACCGCGGCACACCGCGCGACCTGACCACGTTGCTGCGGCACGTGTGGCTGCACGACGAGTGCGCGCCGATCCGGCGGATCATGGCGTTGCAGGTGTGGCCGCACCGGCTGGCGTCCGGTTTCCCGTTCGACGACGTGCGGGTGGCGGGCAAGACCGGCACGCTGCCGACGGTGCGCAACGAGATCGGCGTGGTCGAGTACCCGGACGGCGGGCGTTACGCGGTGGCCGTGTTCACCCGCAGCGCGAGCACCGCGTTCACCCTGCCGGCGGCGGACGCGGTCATCGGGACGGCGGCGCGGCTGGCGGTCGAGCACCTCCGCTGA
- a CDS encoding RNA-guided endonuclease InsQ/TnpB family protein codes for MVKRAFRYRFFPSAAQEVELSRTFGCVRVVYNRALETRTAAWYGEHRRVNYMQTSALLTEWKKTDGLGFLNEVSSVPLQQSLRHLQSAFTAFWEKRSRYPRFKSRKRGRASAEYTRSAFRWRDGRLTLAKMAEPLDVVWSRPLPEGAEPSTVTVSRDPAGRWHVSILVETTVAHAPPVDRVVGVDAGITSLLTLSTGEKITNPRHERRDRERLAGAQRALARKEKGSANRAKARLRVARVHARIADRRRDLLHKLTSRLVRENQLVVIEDLAVRNMVKNRSLARAISDAGWSDLRSMLEYKCDWYGRDLVVVDRWLPSSKTCSHCGHLLDTLPLRVREWTCPGCGARHDRDVNAARNILAAGQAVTACGAGVRPTRH; via the coding sequence ATGGTGAAGCGGGCGTTCCGGTACCGCTTCTTTCCGTCTGCGGCGCAGGAAGTGGAGTTGTCGCGCACGTTCGGGTGTGTGCGGGTGGTCTACAACCGGGCGTTGGAGACCCGCACTGCGGCGTGGTACGGCGAGCACCGTCGGGTGAATTACATGCAGACCTCGGCCCTGCTCACGGAGTGGAAGAAGACCGACGGCCTGGGGTTTCTCAACGAGGTGTCGTCGGTGCCGTTGCAGCAGTCGCTGCGGCACTTGCAGTCGGCGTTCACCGCGTTCTGGGAGAAACGGTCCCGCTATCCGCGGTTCAAGTCCCGCAAGCGGGGCAGGGCTTCCGCGGAGTACACCCGGTCGGCGTTCCGTTGGCGTGACGGCCGGTTGACGTTGGCGAAGATGGCCGAGCCGTTGGACGTCGTGTGGTCGAGGCCGCTGCCCGAGGGCGCCGAGCCGTCCACGGTGACCGTGTCGCGTGACCCGGCCGGCCGGTGGCACGTGTCGATCCTGGTCGAGACCACCGTCGCCCACGCCCCACCCGTCGACCGCGTGGTGGGCGTCGACGCCGGGATCACCTCCCTGCTCACCCTCTCCACCGGGGAGAAGATCACCAACCCGAGGCACGAACGACGGGACCGGGAACGGCTGGCCGGCGCCCAGCGGGCGCTGGCCCGCAAGGAGAAGGGCTCCGCGAACCGGGCGAAGGCCCGGCTGCGTGTCGCGCGTGTCCACGCCCGCATCGCCGACCGCCGCCGGGACCTGTTGCACAAGCTGACCAGTCGACTCGTCCGGGAGAACCAACTGGTCGTGATCGAGGACCTGGCAGTCCGCAACATGGTCAAGAACCGGTCGTTGGCCCGCGCGATCTCCGACGCGGGCTGGTCGGATCTGCGGTCGATGCTGGAGTACAAGTGCGACTGGTACGGCCGTGACCTGGTCGTGGTCGACCGGTGGCTGCCCTCCAGCAAGACCTGCTCGCACTGCGGGCACCTGCTCGACACGCTGCCGCTGCGGGTGCGCGAGTGGACCTGCCCCGGCTGCGGGGCACGGCACGATCGCGACGTGAACGCCGCGCGCAACATCCTGGCCGCCGGGCAGGCGGTCACAGCCTGTGGAGCCGGAGTAAGACCGACCCGACACTAG
- a CDS encoding LysR family transcriptional regulator, with amino-acid sequence MDLLRHLRYFLAVAEELHFGRAAARLHMSQPPLSQSIQRLERELGVRLFDRDARHVALTDAGRRILTEARGMLAGEDRLRALAGRFRDGEAGSLRAGVPPDLGGRAVAALLPAFRRRSPVELKLKEIGTAEQLRALADRSLDVGVLRFPFDVSWLSLGPVLTSPLGVLLPRDHPLTAAADVRLADLNGLALVLFPRVTAPALHDEVLTTCARHGYTPAEVHQAGNPEFALGLVLAGGAVALHDGVAPPVDAAWRPLRGNPLLWRTSAAWPRGGHTPAVAAFADAVTEVLTAQGMRHAEGTLPRYPRPAAEYLS; translated from the coding sequence GTGGACCTGCTGCGGCACCTGCGGTACTTCTTGGCGGTGGCCGAGGAGCTGCACTTCGGGCGTGCCGCGGCCCGGTTGCACATGTCCCAGCCGCCGCTGTCGCAGAGCATCCAACGCCTGGAACGGGAGCTCGGCGTCCGGCTGTTCGACCGCGACGCCCGGCACGTCGCGCTCACCGACGCCGGCCGCCGGATCCTCACCGAAGCCCGCGGCATGCTGGCGGGTGAGGACCGGCTGCGGGCGTTGGCCGGCCGTTTCCGCGACGGCGAAGCCGGCTCGCTGCGCGCGGGCGTGCCGCCGGACCTGGGTGGACGGGCGGTGGCCGCGCTGCTGCCCGCGTTCCGCCGCCGCAGCCCCGTGGAGCTGAAGTTGAAGGAGATCGGCACCGCCGAGCAACTGCGCGCCCTCGCCGACCGGAGCCTGGACGTCGGCGTGCTGCGGTTCCCGTTCGACGTGTCGTGGCTGAGCCTGGGACCGGTCCTGACCAGCCCGCTCGGCGTCCTGCTGCCCCGCGACCACCCACTCACGGCCGCCGCGGACGTCCGGCTGGCCGACCTGAACGGCCTGGCACTGGTCCTGTTCCCGCGCGTCACCGCTCCCGCGCTGCACGACGAAGTGCTGACGACCTGCGCCCGTCACGGCTACACGCCCGCCGAGGTGCACCAGGCCGGCAACCCGGAGTTCGCGTTGGGCCTGGTGCTGGCGGGCGGCGCGGTGGCGTTGCACGACGGTGTCGCACCGCCGGTGGACGCGGCGTGGCGGCCGTTGCGCGGCAACCCGCTGCTGTGGCGGACATCGGCGGCATGGCCGCGCGGAGGCCACACACCCGCGGTGGCCGCGTTCGCCGACGCCGTCACGGAAGTCCTTACCGCACAAGGGATGCGGCACGCCGAGGGAACGTTGCCGCGCTACCCGCGCCCGGCCGCGGAGTACCTGTCTTGA
- a CDS encoding MBL fold metallo-hydrolase, with translation MSRRQVLIGSAAVAVAGAGLPGAPAFASGRSGVSLRWLGVAGWELLFDGRRVLIDPYLSRLPVFDKEGKFIADYPLSVRKELVDQHLGARPELVLATHGHYDHLLEIPYVVEKHGSRVIGAETHRHLLTAQGVPPDNVIVASSGEHLDFHGFTVQVFRSLHSQFGAYGYFAPGTLTAPPPPPATISDLVEGGSLAYMVTVRDFSVLFMSGTANYVEREIAGLRPDVLVLGMSGHANVYDYTARALRATRAKLLVPSHHDDMVTQLDDPALPLRGNPGAAAELTETARRIGLAARVLDPEILRWYEL, from the coding sequence GTGAGCAGACGACAGGTGTTGATCGGTTCGGCGGCCGTCGCGGTGGCGGGTGCGGGGCTGCCGGGGGCGCCGGCGTTCGCGTCGGGTCGCAGTGGGGTGAGCCTGCGCTGGCTGGGGGTCGCGGGGTGGGAGTTGCTGTTCGACGGGCGGCGGGTGCTGATCGACCCGTACCTGAGCCGGCTGCCGGTGTTCGACAAGGAGGGGAAGTTCATCGCCGACTACCCGTTGTCGGTGCGGAAGGAGTTGGTGGACCAGCACCTGGGCGCGCGGCCGGAGCTGGTGCTGGCGACGCACGGGCACTACGACCACCTGCTGGAGATCCCGTACGTGGTCGAGAAGCACGGTTCGCGCGTGATCGGCGCCGAGACCCACCGGCACCTGCTGACGGCGCAGGGCGTGCCGCCGGACAACGTGATCGTGGCGTCCAGTGGTGAGCACCTGGACTTCCACGGCTTCACCGTGCAGGTGTTCCGGAGCCTGCACAGCCAGTTCGGCGCTTACGGGTACTTCGCCCCCGGCACCCTGACCGCGCCACCGCCACCGCCGGCCACGATCAGCGACCTGGTGGAGGGCGGCTCGCTGGCGTACATGGTGACCGTGCGGGACTTCTCGGTGCTGTTCATGTCGGGTACGGCGAACTACGTCGAGCGCGAGATCGCGGGGCTGCGGCCGGACGTCCTGGTGCTCGGCATGAGCGGCCACGCAAACGTTTACGACTACACCGCGCGGGCGTTGCGGGCGACCCGGGCCAAGCTGCTCGTGCCCAGCCACCACGACGACATGGTGACGCAGCTGGACGACCCCGCCTTGCCGTTGCGGGGCAATCCCGGCGCGGCGGCCGAGCTGACCGAGACGGCGCGTCGGATCGGCCTCGCGGCCCGGGTCCTGGATCCGGAGATCCTGCGCTGGTACGAGCTGTAG
- a CDS encoding TetR/AcrR family transcriptional regulator has translation MTSRPGGRSARVREAVLDAVYAELIHRGYLGMTVENVADRAGVHKTTVYRRWGTVDVLIADALDHTRETDWPVPDTGTIEGDLTAIATEIADTFTDPERRQVPAAIVAAALQSTRALQAKQAFYTARHTEAAKVVTRAVERGELPPQTDPLELVRLTCAPLYYRIFVSGEPVDRTTAERAVQSALAAARTGLL, from the coding sequence TTGACCTCGAGGCCTGGCGGCCGTTCGGCCCGTGTCCGCGAAGCCGTGCTCGACGCCGTGTACGCCGAACTGATCCACCGCGGCTACCTGGGCATGACGGTCGAGAACGTCGCCGACCGCGCGGGCGTCCACAAAACCACCGTGTACCGCCGTTGGGGCACCGTCGACGTGCTCATCGCCGACGCCCTCGACCACACCAGGGAGACCGACTGGCCGGTGCCCGACACCGGCACGATCGAAGGCGACCTGACCGCCATCGCCACCGAGATCGCCGACACCTTCACCGACCCCGAACGCCGCCAGGTCCCGGCAGCGATCGTCGCCGCCGCCCTCCAATCGACCCGCGCACTGCAAGCGAAACAGGCCTTCTACACCGCCCGCCACACCGAAGCCGCCAAGGTCGTCACGAGGGCGGTGGAACGCGGTGAACTCCCACCGCAAACCGATCCGCTGGAACTCGTCCGCCTCACCTGCGCCCCGCTCTACTACCGGATCTTCGTCTCCGGTGAACCCGTCGACCGAACCACCGCCGAACGCGCCGTCCAATCCGCCCTGGCCGCCGCCCGCACCGGCCTCCTCTGA